In Hevea brasiliensis isolate MT/VB/25A 57/8 chromosome 13, ASM3005281v1, whole genome shotgun sequence, a single genomic region encodes these proteins:
- the LOC110640925 gene encoding probable pectate lyase 18: protein MALLLLFSVLIIPSLVSSSPVQDPELVVHQVHRAINASRRNLGYLSCGTGNPIDDCWRCDPNWDKNRQRLADCAIGFGKNAIGGRDGKIYVVTDSGDDDPVNPKPGTLRHAVIQDEPLWIIFARDMTIQLKEELIMNSFKTIDGRGASVHIAGGPCITIQFVTNIIIHGLHIHDCKQGGNAYVRDSPQHYGWRTVSDGDGVSIFGGSHIWVDHNSLSNCNDGLVDAIHGSTAITISNNYMTHHDKVMLLGHSDSYAQDKNMQVTIAFNHFGEGLVQRMPRCRHGYFHVVNNDYTHWEMYAIGGSADPTINSQGNRFVAPDYRYSKEVTKHEDAPESEWKNWNWRSEGDLLVNGAFFTASGAGASSSYAKASSLSARPSSLVGTITGGSGALNCKKGARC, encoded by the exons ATGGCTCTCCTATTGCTCTTCTCTGTCCTCATCATCCCTTCCCTTGTTTCCTCTTCCCCAGTTCAGGACCCAGAGCTTGTAGTACACCAAGTGCATAG GGCCATCAATGCCTCCAGGAGGAACTTGGGTTATCTCTCTTGTGGAACCGGTAACCCCATTGACGATTGCTGGAGGTGCGACCCCAATTGGGATAAGAACCGCCAGCGCCTGGCGGATTGTGCTATTGGGTTCGGTAAGAATGCCATTGGAGGAAGAGATGGAAAAATTTACGTGGTGACAGATTCTGGTGACGATGATCCTGTGAACCCTAAGCCAGGGACTCTGAGACATGCAGTGATTCAAGATGAGCCATTGTGGATTATTTTCGCTCGTGACATGACGATTCAACTGAAGGAAGAGCTGATCATGAACTCGTTTAAGACTATCGATGGTAGAGGTGCTAGCGTCCACATTGCTGGTGGTCCGTGCATTACTATACAATTTGTGACCAATATTATTATTCATGGACTGCACATACATGACTGCAAGCAAGGAGGGAATGCTTATGTGAGGGACTCCCCGCAGCACTATGGGTGGAGGACTGTATCAGACGGTGATGGAGTGTCCATCTTTGGTGGCAGCCACATTTGGGTGGACCATAACTCGTTGTCAAATTGTAACGACGGCCTGGTTGATGCAATTCATGGGTCCACAGCCATCACAATTTCAAACAATTACATGACCCACCATGATAAAGTAATGTTACTAGGTCACAGCGATTCCTACGCTCAAGACAAGAACATGCAGGTCACTATAGCCTTCAATCACTTTGGAGAAGGGCTTGTCCAAAGGATGCCAAG ATGTAGACATGGGTATTTCCATGTGGTCAACAATGACTACACCCATTGGGAAATGTATGCTATTGGAGGCAGTGCAGACCCAACCATCAATAGCCAAGGCAACAGATTTGTTGCACCTGACTATAGATACAGCAAAGAG GTCACAAAACATGAGGATGCACCAGAAAGTGAATGGAAGAACTGGAATTGGAGGTCTGAGGGAGACCTATTGGTGAATGGTGCATTTTTCACAGCTTCAGGTGCTGGAGCTTCTTCAAGCTATGCCAAGGCATCAAGCTTGAGTGCTAGACCTTCTTCACTTGTGGGTACCATAACTGGGGGATCAGGTGCCCTCAATTGTAAGAAAGGAGCTCGTTGCTGA